A genomic region of Pseudorca crassidens isolate mPseCra1 chromosome 10, mPseCra1.hap1, whole genome shotgun sequence contains the following coding sequences:
- the PRR20G gene encoding proline-rich protein 20G has protein sequence MGDPDTLIRGAWVAQDQFLMQEQRPSKRFRSTAPNQGVHPQETGCPGAEGGDPGGAAGPPQPGQPSRPFAYVNPVRREAPAFVGSSRLAQRGRGHRRGASQGAERGRGRDPRLHRDPRLQEGPGRLLGPDLHLELDSGEVPEQPAEPEARETPFTRAAMAAAAHGHVLRNPGPGSDTLRMRPQGPPNAYGFWGLREVQPSACSYVGFIPSGSALIVMQTPSGTYLYSVAAPYAHHSQPLSL, from the exons ATGGGCGATCCCGACACTCTTATAAGAGGGGCCTGGGTGGCTCAAGACCA GTTCCTCATGCAGGAGCAGAGACCCTCCAAGCGCTTTCGCTCAACGGCCCCTAATCAAG GTGTTCATCCCCAGGAGACGGGCTGCCCCGGTGCAGAAGGCGGAGACCCTGGGGGGGCAGCCGGACCCCCGCAGCCAGGCCAGCCCTCGAGACCCTTTGCTTATGTGAACCCCGTGAGACGTGAGGCCCCCGCTTTCGTGGGCTCGTCTCGCCTTGCACAGAGAGGCCGAGGCCACCGCAGGGGAGCTAGCCAGGGGGCTGAAAGAGGCCGGGGCAGGGACCCCCGCCTGCACAGGGACCCCCGCCTGCAGGAGGGGCCGGGACGCCTGCTGGGGCCAGATCTGCATTTGGAGCTGGACAGCGGAGAGGTGCCCGAACAGCCCGCGGAGCCAGAAGCCAGGGAGACCCCTTTCACCAGAGCAGCCATGGCGGCCGCGGCACATGGACACGTGCTGCGGAACCCCGGCCCCGGCAGTGACACACTTAGGATGAGACCCCAGGGGCCGCCCAACGCCTACGGGTTCTGGGGTCTCAGGGAGGTCCAGCCTTCCGCCTGTTCCTACGTTGGGTTCATACCCTCGGGCTCTGCTCTGATAGTCATGCAGACGCCCTCCGGCACCTACCTGTATTCAGTCGCAGCACCCTATGCCCACCACAGCCAGCCCCTCTCTCTCTGA